The following are encoded in a window of Thermodesulfobacterium geofontis OPF15 genomic DNA:
- the coaD gene encoding pantetheine-phosphate adenylyltransferase, with product MENKKIGIYPGTFDPITNGHLDIIKRALKLFDLVIVAVGENPQKQALFSLEERVYLIKEAIKELPENHRIEVEAFSGLLVEFAKKKSACAIIRGLRAVSDFEYEMQIALMNRKLSNSIDTVFLLTSLKWIFLSSSIVKEVAKLGGNVDDLVPKIVAEKLKEKFR from the coding sequence ATGGAAAATAAAAAAATAGGAATTTATCCTGGTACTTTTGATCCTATTACTAATGGACATTTAGATATAATTAAAAGAGCTTTAAAACTTTTTGATTTAGTAATAGTTGCTGTAGGAGAAAATCCTCAAAAGCAAGCGCTTTTTTCTTTAGAAGAAAGGGTATATTTAATAAAAGAAGCTATAAAAGAGCTACCTGAAAATCATAGAATAGAAGTGGAAGCCTTTTCTGGATTATTAGTAGAATTTGCTAAGAAAAAATCAGCTTGTGCGATTATTAGGGGTTTAAGAGCTGTTTCTGATTTTGAATATGAAATGCAAATAGCTTTAATGAATAGAAAGCTTTCTAATAGTATAGATACAGTTTTTCTCTTAACCAGTCTTAAGTGGATATTCCTAAGTTCTTCAATTGTAAAAGAAGTAGCAAAATTAGGTGGAAATGTAGACGATTTAGTTCCTAAAATAGTAGCTGAAAAGTTAAAAGAAAAATTTAGATAA
- a CDS encoding 4Fe-4S dicluster domain-containing protein has protein sequence MVEITVNYDTCEACGSCIDSCPAQVYDKGEDGKPIVARPDECMVCFTCVEVCPTGSITVKEL, from the coding sequence ATGGTTGAAATTACTGTTAATTATGACACTTGTGAAGCTTGTGGATCTTGTATAGATTCTTGTCCTGCTCAGGTTTATGACAAAGGCGAAGATGGGAAACCAATTGTAGCAAGACCTGATGAATGTATGGTATGTTTTACCTGTGTAGAAGTTTGTCCTACTGGATCTATTACAGTTAAGGAACTTTAA
- a CDS encoding cobyrinate a,c-diamide synthase, whose translation MKISYNIPRILISSHKGGSGKTIFTIGLIYYLKSIGLNLSAFKKGPDYIDAGWLSKISKTPCRNLDLFLFDEKDNLYSFYLGSKDSDLAIIEGNRGLFDGLDIFGSCSTSRLAQLLKVPIILILDCTKVTRSLAALIKGFLEFEKDIEIKGVILNKIARPRHENIIRGSIEYYTDVKVLGVIPKLRNLPQERHLGLITSFEYNENFFLDQLQKIIKENVEVEKILEISKKVPPIEIEVSQPENIIEFKDVKIGVFKDEAFQFYYPENLETLTNLGAELIFINAFKDRNLPEVSGLYLGGGFPEVKAEELSENKELLKAVKDAIMEGMPVYAECGGLMYLGEEIIWKEKRYPMSKVLPIKFMVEKFPQGHGYVIAKIKEKNPYFELGTSIKGHEFHYSKPLEMKFNEEIKFAFELEKGTGFDGKLDGILYKNLLATYTHIHVFSVKCWATNFLKKAKEFKEQKLY comes from the coding sequence ATGAAAATTTCTTATAACATTCCCAGGATATTAATTTCTTCGCATAAAGGTGGTTCAGGCAAAACTATATTTACTATTGGATTAATTTATTATTTAAAATCTATTGGATTAAATCTATCCGCCTTTAAAAAGGGACCTGATTATATTGATGCAGGTTGGTTAAGTAAAATTTCAAAAACCCCTTGTAGAAATTTAGATTTATTTTTGTTTGACGAAAAGGATAATTTATATTCCTTTTATTTAGGCTCTAAAGATTCCGATCTTGCTATTATTGAAGGTAATAGGGGATTATTTGACGGACTTGATATATTTGGAAGTTGTAGCACTTCAAGACTTGCTCAACTCTTAAAAGTTCCCATAATTTTAATTCTTGATTGCACAAAAGTGACAAGAAGTCTTGCAGCTTTAATAAAAGGCTTTCTTGAATTTGAAAAAGATATAGAAATCAAAGGGGTTATTTTGAATAAAATAGCAAGACCAAGGCATGAAAACATAATTAGAGGTTCTATAGAATATTATACAGATGTTAAAGTATTAGGAGTTATTCCTAAACTAAGAAATTTACCTCAAGAAAGGCATTTAGGGTTAATTACTTCTTTTGAATATAATGAGAATTTTTTTTTAGATCAACTACAAAAGATTATAAAAGAAAATGTAGAGGTAGAAAAAATATTAGAAATCAGTAAAAAAGTTCCTCCTATAGAGATAGAAGTTTCTCAACCAGAAAATATTATTGAGTTTAAAGATGTTAAAATTGGAGTGTTTAAAGATGAAGCTTTTCAATTTTATTATCCCGAAAATTTAGAAACTTTGACAAATTTAGGAGCTGAACTTATTTTTATAAATGCCTTTAAAGACAGAAACTTACCAGAAGTCTCAGGTCTTTATTTAGGAGGAGGGTTCCCTGAAGTAAAAGCAGAAGAACTCTCTGAAAACAAAGAACTTTTAAAAGCAGTTAAAGATGCTATAATGGAAGGAATGCCAGTTTATGCTGAATGTGGGGGTTTAATGTATTTAGGAGAAGAAATAATATGGAAAGAGAAAAGATATCCTATGAGTAAAGTTTTACCTATTAAATTTATGGTAGAAAAATTTCCCCAAGGACATGGATATGTTATAGCTAAAATAAAAGAAAAAAATCCTTATTTTGAATTAGGGACTTCTATAAAAGGTCATGAATTTCATTATTCAAAACCTTTAGAAATGAAGTTTAACGAAGAAATAAAGTTTGCCTTTGAATTAGAAAAAGGTACTGGGTTTGACGGCAAATTAGATGGAATTTTGTATAAGAATTTATTAGCAACCTATACCCATATTCATGTTTTTAGTGTAAAATGTTGGGCAACAAATTTTTTAAAAAAAGCAAAAGAGTTTAAAGAGCAAAAATTATACTAA
- the yajC gene encoding preprotein translocase subunit YajC produces the protein MDLLNPFVNFVFAMGTPPQQGQAPQGGGLIGFLFTLLPLILIFIIFYLLLIRPQQKKMKEHQKFISELRVGQKVFTVGGIVGRIIKIEDNIVWLEVDKDINIPVIKGYISGPFTQ, from the coding sequence ATGGATCTATTAAACCCTTTTGTAAATTTCGTCTTTGCTATGGGAACCCCTCCTCAACAAGGGCAAGCTCCTCAAGGAGGGGGACTGATCGGTTTTCTCTTTACTTTACTTCCTTTGATACTGATTTTTATTATTTTCTACCTTCTTTTAATTAGACCCCAGCAGAAAAAAATGAAAGAACATCAAAAATTTATTTCAGAATTAAGAGTGGGACAAAAAGTTTTTACTGTAGGAGGAATAGTAGGAAGAATAATTAAGATCGAAGATAATATAGTATGGTTAGAAGTTGATAAAGATATAAATATTCCTGTAATAAAAGGATATATAAGCGGACCTTTTACTCAATAA
- a CDS encoding pyridoxal phosphate-dependent aminotransferase produces MYMSKQVENYIERSSWIRKMFEEGLKLKKEYGEDKVFDLSLGNPDLPAPPEVKEALEKILENYDPSYHRYMPNAGFPFVREAMAKKITKEQGIKVNFEEIIMTCGAAGALNVIFKTLLNPGEEVLFPSPYFVEYFFYIENHQGVPKAVPTKEDFSLDMEKIEASISEKTKIFLINSPNNPTGQIYSEKEIEELCELLDKKSRNIGRPIYLVSDEPYRNLVFDNEKVPSIFQYYSNSIIAYSFSKELSLAGERIGFIAVHPEIENKKMLLDGLIICNRILGFVNAPALAQRIVANCAFSKVDVKIYQKRRDIICKILEESGLSFIKPKGGFFIFPKVPIEDLKFCELLKKELILAVPGRAFGSSNHVRLSFCVSEDTLLNMKPKFIEACKKIYKYV; encoded by the coding sequence ATGTATATGTCAAAACAGGTAGAAAATTATATAGAAAGAAGTTCTTGGATAAGAAAAATGTTTGAAGAAGGCTTAAAACTTAAAAAGGAATATGGAGAAGACAAAGTTTTTGATTTGAGTTTAGGTAATCCTGATTTACCTGCGCCTCCAGAAGTAAAAGAGGCACTTGAAAAGATCTTAGAAAATTATGATCCCTCTTATCATCGCTATATGCCTAATGCAGGATTCCCTTTTGTTAGAGAAGCGATGGCAAAAAAAATTACTAAAGAGCAGGGGATTAAAGTGAACTTTGAAGAAATCATAATGACTTGTGGAGCAGCAGGTGCGTTAAATGTAATTTTTAAAACTTTATTAAATCCAGGAGAAGAGGTTCTTTTTCCTTCTCCTTATTTTGTAGAATATTTTTTTTATATAGAAAATCATCAAGGAGTTCCTAAAGCAGTTCCTACAAAAGAAGATTTTAGCTTAGATATGGAAAAAATTGAAGCCTCAATTTCTGAAAAAACTAAAATTTTTTTGATAAATTCTCCTAATAATCCTACAGGTCAAATTTATTCAGAAAAGGAAATTGAAGAACTTTGCGAACTTCTTGATAAAAAAAGCCGAAACATTGGTAGACCTATCTATCTTGTATCTGATGAACCATATAGAAACTTAGTCTTTGATAATGAAAAAGTTCCTTCGATTTTTCAATACTATTCAAATAGCATTATTGCCTATAGTTTTTCTAAGGAACTCTCTTTAGCAGGAGAAAGGATAGGTTTTATAGCAGTACATCCAGAAATTGAAAACAAAAAAATGCTTCTTGATGGATTAATTATATGTAATCGTATTCTTGGTTTTGTTAATGCTCCAGCTTTAGCTCAGAGAATTGTTGCTAATTGTGCTTTTTCAAAGGTTGATGTAAAAATTTATCAAAAAAGAAGAGATATAATTTGTAAAATTTTAGAAGAATCCGGCCTTTCTTTTATTAAACCTAAAGGCGGATTTTTTATTTTTCCTAAGGTTCCTATAGAGGATTTAAAATTTTGCGAACTATTAAAAAAGGAGCTTATTCTTGCAGTTCCAGGAAGAGCATTTGGAAGTTCAAATCATGTGAGACTTTCTTTTTGCGTTTCTGAAGACACTTTATTAAATATGAAACCTAAATTTATAGAAGCATGTAAAAAAATTTATAAATATGTTTAA
- the tgt gene encoding tRNA guanosine(34) transglycosylase Tgt has protein sequence MNMFKFQILYQSRKNQARIGAIITHRGVIETPVFMPVGTQGTIKTMPPEIVSSLGYNIILSNTYHLYLRPGPDIIQELGGIHKFMNWKKLILTDSGGFQVYSLSQFRKITEEGILFKSHINGTEHFFSPIMVLEIQKKLGSDILMVLDTCIPYPLSYEETKNLTELTHKWAVESFEYWQRHKNEKQAVFGIIQGGMYEDLRRYSAKFITSLEFDGYAIGGLSVGEPLETRNQMIETSLEYMPYHKPRYVMGIGTPLDIIDAVIRGIDMFDCVLPTRNARRGTVFTSKGFLSIKNASFKSDSLPLDPECECYTCRNFSRGYLRHLFHAKELLVYFLLTLHNLFYYAKLMKHIKNAIKTETLENLREEVAQYYLKNFNDSK, from the coding sequence ATAAATATGTTTAAATTTCAAATTCTATATCAAAGCCGAAAAAACCAAGCTCGGATAGGAGCAATTATAACTCATAGAGGTGTTATTGAAACTCCAGTTTTTATGCCAGTTGGAACTCAAGGAACTATTAAAACTATGCCTCCTGAAATTGTTAGTTCTTTAGGTTATAATATTATTCTTTCTAATACGTATCATCTTTATTTAAGACCTGGGCCAGATATTATTCAAGAACTTGGAGGGATTCACAAATTTATGAATTGGAAAAAACTTATACTTACAGATAGTGGAGGTTTCCAAGTATATAGCCTTTCCCAATTTAGAAAAATTACTGAAGAAGGAATACTTTTCAAATCTCATATAAATGGAACCGAGCATTTTTTTTCTCCTATTATGGTATTGGAAATTCAGAAAAAACTTGGTTCTGACATTTTGATGGTTCTTGATACTTGCATTCCCTATCCCTTATCCTATGAAGAAACAAAAAATCTTACAGAACTTACTCATAAGTGGGCTGTTGAATCTTTTGAATATTGGCAAAGACATAAAAATGAAAAACAGGCAGTTTTTGGTATAATCCAAGGAGGAATGTATGAAGATCTAAGAAGATATAGTGCCAAATTTATTACTTCATTGGAATTTGATGGATACGCTATAGGAGGGCTTTCAGTTGGAGAACCCTTAGAAACAAGAAACCAAATGATAGAAACAAGTTTAGAATATATGCCCTATCACAAGCCAAGATATGTAATGGGAATCGGAACTCCTTTAGATATAATAGATGCAGTTATTAGAGGTATAGATATGTTTGATTGCGTTTTGCCTACAAGAAACGCAAGGAGAGGAACTGTATTTACTTCTAAAGGTTTTTTATCTATTAAAAATGCCTCTTTTAAAAGTGATTCTTTACCTTTAGATCCAGAATGTGAATGTTATACTTGTAGAAATTTTTCTCGCGGATATTTAAGACACCTTTTTCATGCGAAAGAATTATTAGTTTATTTTCTTTTAACACTTCACAATTTATTTTATTATGCTAAACTAATGAAACATATTAAAAATGCTATTAAAACTGAGACTTTAGAAAATCTAAGAGAGGAAGTAGCTCAATATTATTTAAAGAATTTTAACGACTCTAAATAG
- the dsrP gene encoding sulfate reduction electron transfer complex DsrMKJOP subunit DsrP, producing the protein MLEKALVGSKKYWLWVLFLLSIIFIGFLCYLYQFKVGLGITGMSRDVSWGFYIANFTFLVGVAASAVMVVLPYYWHNYKEFGKITILGEFLAVAAVTMCILFVFVDLGQPMRVLNVLRFPTPNSIMFYDVIVLSGYLLLNLLCGWTVLHAEYKGTKYPSWLKPFIYLAIVWAPSIHIVTAFLYQGLPGRHFWLTAIMAPRFLASAFSSGPALIIVVALLLKKVANFDAGKKAIDTLSKIVAYAFVINVLLFLFELFTAFYSGIHSHQAPIKYLFVGLEGHAEWVPFMWTSYILAAIAIILLVIPALRRNETTLALACIAVFLSCWIDKGIGLITGGYTPTPFETITPYRPTLPEIGITLGVWATGFLIMTILYKIALEVKSSKELVVKYEGVLYKK; encoded by the coding sequence ATGTTAGAAAAGGCACTGGTAGGAAGTAAAAAATATTGGTTATGGGTTTTATTTTTGCTTTCTATTATATTTATAGGATTTCTTTGTTATCTTTATCAATTTAAAGTAGGATTAGGAATTACAGGAATGAGTAGAGATGTTTCTTGGGGATTCTATATTGCTAATTTTACCTTCTTAGTTGGAGTTGCAGCTTCAGCTGTAATGGTTGTACTTCCCTATTATTGGCATAATTATAAAGAATTTGGGAAGATTACTATATTAGGTGAATTTTTAGCTGTAGCTGCAGTTACTATGTGTATTCTTTTTGTATTTGTTGATCTTGGACAACCAATGAGAGTATTAAATGTTCTTAGATTTCCTACTCCAAATTCTATAATGTTTTATGATGTAATAGTGCTAAGTGGTTACCTTTTATTAAATTTACTCTGTGGATGGACTGTTTTACATGCAGAATACAAAGGAACGAAATATCCTTCTTGGTTAAAACCTTTTATTTACTTAGCTATAGTATGGGCTCCAAGTATTCACATTGTTACCGCTTTTCTCTACCAAGGATTACCAGGGCGCCATTTTTGGTTAACAGCTATTATGGCTCCAAGATTTTTAGCTTCAGCCTTTTCTTCCGGACCTGCTTTAATTATTGTAGTTGCTCTTTTATTAAAAAAGGTTGCTAATTTTGACGCAGGTAAAAAGGCTATAGATACACTTTCAAAGATAGTAGCCTATGCTTTTGTAATAAATGTCCTTTTATTCCTCTTTGAGTTATTTACAGCATTTTATAGTGGAATTCATAGCCATCAAGCACCTATTAAATACTTATTTGTTGGACTTGAAGGACATGCAGAATGGGTACCCTTTATGTGGACTTCTTATATTTTAGCAGCTATTGCCATAATACTACTTGTTATTCCAGCTTTAAGAAGAAACGAAACTACTTTAGCTCTTGCCTGTATAGCTGTATTTCTTTCTTGCTGGATTGATAAAGGTATTGGATTAATTACTGGTGGATATACTCCTACACCTTTCGAAACTATCACTCCCTACAGACCAACTTTACCAGAAATTGGAATTACTTTAGGTGTTTGGGCAACCGGATTTTTAATTATGACCATCCTTTATAAAATTGCTTTAGAAGTAAAATCTTCTAAAGAATTAGTGGTAAAATACGAAGGGGTTCTATATAAAAAATAA
- a CDS encoding PilN domain-containing protein: MIIKFNLLPKKELIRVEEEKERFVFLKTFLIIFIAVILTIFAEGFRLQYTLKTLKNEKVEKEKRLVEYKKIAEKLKGLEKENEELKKRISTIITLKENQGKGLQRIETLIGNIGKNRIVFTELLVSISNATMNGTSSDLRDIAEYLKNLENVKEIVKEVTLNKTEKKEGYIEFRAEVLF, translated from the coding sequence ATGATAATAAAGTTCAATTTACTTCCTAAAAAAGAACTTATAAGGGTTGAAGAAGAGAAAGAGAGGTTTGTATTTTTAAAAACTTTTCTGATTATTTTTATAGCTGTAATTTTAACTATTTTTGCAGAAGGCTTTCGTTTGCAATACACTTTGAAAACTTTAAAAAATGAAAAAGTAGAAAAAGAAAAAAGATTAGTAGAGTATAAAAAAATTGCAGAAAAGTTAAAAGGATTAGAAAAGGAAAATGAAGAACTAAAAAAACGAATTTCAACTATTATCACCCTTAAAGAAAATCAAGGTAAAGGGCTTCAAAGGATAGAGACTTTAATAGGAAATATAGGTAAAAATAGAATTGTTTTTACAGAACTTTTAGTAAGTATTTCCAATGCTACTATGAATGGTACCAGTTCAGATTTAAGAGATATAGCTGAATATTTAAAAAATTTGGAAAATGTTAAAGAAATAGTTAAAGAGGTCACTTTAAACAAAACCGAAAAAAAAGAGGGTTATATAGAATTTAGAGCAGAGGTTTTATTTTAA
- the pilQ gene encoding type IV pilus secretin PilQ: protein MKIKRIGIFIFFMISFLLLSLNCFATEKIYLEDVLFLREPVDRLVFEFSNKPKYEISKEENKIKLTLYNVVPKTSNWMKNLPKEIFKEINASYEKEKLYLEFLLSEPFNFQIVPFANKVIVDLIWEKPEKPVSVVIKKEKIEYLERKPAKPFESLVPKVSEFPEYEIYLGEYRMKMPLTAKEYKGLPVTVDFQEADIHAVLRFLAEVGEINIIASEQVKGLVTLRAKQVPWDLLLDVVLANKGLAKITIGNITRVGTLEEIKKEAELYRDYMRALGESTEGIRREIENQRDILRAIQETEEMTNRLITKTFELKHIRASKVVDLMKNQRISEKLSEILKDPNKITFDPFTNILIVKATPKVLEEIEEIIKRIDKPRPQFLIEARIAEISDTYVHELGVKWGGATWRATEHSIWGISPRPSSSTGSITYTYPGGGGPPTTNATISLPTPTIVDLGATPTQRTSPSALGIVLGYFGKNAALLDFQLSALEEKGVARILSKPSILTLNREPATIKQGYRIPYLRWVPEVPVPTVEFIDAGVKFDVIPSLTPEGKILLDITIEKSTPDWSHTVQGGVPALFTNSIQTSALVDNGETLVIGGIKISDISETLDQVPGLGNIPGVGEAFKRRGKQLTKTELIVFITPKIAYIPIAGIDY from the coding sequence ATGAAGATAAAGAGGATAGGTATATTTATTTTTTTTATGATTTCATTTTTATTATTAAGTCTAAATTGTTTTGCTACTGAAAAAATATACTTAGAAGATGTACTATTTTTAAGAGAACCTGTAGATAGACTGGTTTTTGAATTTAGTAATAAACCTAAGTATGAAATTTCTAAAGAAGAAAATAAAATAAAATTAACCCTTTATAATGTAGTTCCTAAAACCTCTAATTGGATGAAAAATCTTCCTAAGGAGATATTTAAAGAAATTAATGCCTCTTATGAAAAAGAAAAACTTTATTTAGAATTTCTTTTAAGTGAACCTTTTAATTTTCAAATAGTTCCTTTTGCAAATAAAGTAATAGTAGATCTTATATGGGAAAAACCTGAAAAACCTGTAAGTGTAGTTATTAAAAAAGAAAAAATTGAATATTTAGAGAGAAAACCAGCAAAACCTTTTGAATCCTTAGTTCCTAAAGTATCAGAATTTCCTGAATATGAGATCTATTTAGGTGAATATAGAATGAAGATGCCTTTAACAGCCAAAGAATATAAAGGCTTACCTGTTACTGTAGATTTTCAAGAAGCAGATATACATGCGGTTTTAAGATTTTTAGCAGAGGTAGGAGAAATTAATATTATTGCCAGCGAACAAGTAAAAGGTCTTGTAACTTTAAGGGCAAAACAGGTTCCTTGGGATTTGTTATTAGATGTAGTTCTTGCTAATAAGGGGTTAGCTAAAATTACTATTGGTAATATAACAAGAGTTGGGACTTTAGAAGAAATTAAAAAGGAAGCAGAACTTTATAGAGATTATATGAGAGCCCTTGGTGAAAGTACAGAAGGAATTAGAAGAGAAATAGAAAACCAAAGAGATATTCTAAGAGCTATTCAAGAAACAGAAGAGATGACAAATAGACTTATTACTAAAACTTTTGAACTTAAGCATATTAGAGCAAGCAAAGTAGTAGATTTAATGAAAAATCAGAGAATTTCAGAAAAACTTTCAGAAATTCTTAAAGATCCTAATAAAATCACCTTTGACCCTTTTACTAATATTCTTATTGTGAAAGCAACTCCCAAAGTGCTTGAAGAAATAGAAGAAATAATAAAAAGAATAGATAAACCAAGACCTCAGTTTTTAATTGAAGCAAGGATTGCAGAAATAAGTGATACCTATGTGCATGAACTTGGAGTAAAATGGGGAGGTGCTACTTGGAGAGCAACTGAGCATAGTATTTGGGGTATTTCTCCTCGTCCATCTTCTTCTACAGGTAGTATAACTTATACCTATCCCGGAGGCGGTGGACCACCTACTACCAATGCTACCATTTCACTTCCTACCCCAACTATTGTAGATTTAGGTGCAACTCCTACTCAAAGAACTTCACCTAGTGCCTTGGGAATAGTTTTAGGCTACTTTGGCAAAAATGCAGCCTTACTTGATTTTCAGTTATCTGCACTTGAAGAAAAAGGTGTTGCAAGGATTCTTTCTAAACCGAGTATACTTACCTTAAATAGAGAGCCAGCAACTATTAAACAAGGCTATAGAATTCCATATTTAAGATGGGTACCAGAGGTTCCGGTTCCCACAGTAGAATTTATTGATGCAGGAGTTAAATTTGATGTAATTCCTTCCCTTACACCTGAAGGTAAAATCCTTTTAGACATTACTATAGAAAAATCTACACCAGATTGGTCTCATACTGTTCAAGGAGGAGTTCCTGCCTTATTTACTAATTCTATTCAAACAAGTGCACTTGTTGATAATGGAGAAACATTAGTTATAGGAGGAATTAAAATAAGTGACATTAGTGAAACATTGGATCAAGTACCTGGATTAGGGAACATTCCTGGTGTTGGAGAAGCCTTTAAAAGAAGAGGTAAACAATTAACCAAAACCGAACTTATAGTCTTTATAACACCCAAAATTGCCTACATTCCTATTGCAGGAATTGATTATTAA
- a CDS encoding type IV pilus inner membrane component PilO, translating to MKALWEKLKDWEKTATNREKFLIIFVSILAPLFLFYKFYYVPTKEKINILEEEVKKLDLEIQKYENMAKKTAILEAQMRQRQEFLEKVKEILPSAKEIPNILKQISDLAKMNNLEVITFEPEKEIPQDYYNIIPIKMVIQGRFSNVMNFLNSIEDLQRLIALNSIRFQVKKNQLNAEVIFHTYKYTGAPLEKKEEKKKEEKAKEEVKKEKEV from the coding sequence ATGAAAGCTCTATGGGAAAAACTTAAAGATTGGGAAAAAACAGCTACTAATAGAGAAAAATTTTTAATTATTTTTGTCTCTATTTTAGCTCCTTTGTTTTTATTCTACAAATTTTATTATGTCCCCACAAAAGAAAAAATAAATATTTTAGAAGAAGAAGTTAAAAAATTGGATTTAGAAATTCAAAAATATGAAAATATGGCAAAAAAAACGGCAATTTTAGAAGCTCAGATGAGGCAAAGACAAGAATTTTTAGAAAAAGTTAAAGAAATTCTTCCTTCTGCAAAAGAAATTCCAAATATTTTAAAACAAATTTCCGACCTCGCTAAAATGAATAATTTAGAAGTTATAACTTTTGAACCAGAAAAAGAAATTCCTCAAGACTATTATAATATAATACCTATAAAAATGGTAATCCAAGGTAGATTTAGTAACGTTATGAATTTCTTAAATTCTATAGAAGATTTACAACGTTTAATAGCATTAAATAGTATAAGATTTCAGGTTAAAAAAAATCAATTAAATGCTGAAGTGATTTTTCATACTTACAAATATACAGGGGCTCCTTTAGAGAAAAAAGAGGAAAAGAAAAAAGAAGAAAAAGCTAAAGAAGAAGTAAAAAAGGAGAAGGAAGTATAA
- the trmFO gene encoding methylenetetrahydrofolate--tRNA-(uracil(54)-C(5))-methyltransferase (FADH(2)-oxidizing) TrmFO — protein sequence MFEVVVIGAGLAGSEASWQIAQRGVKVILYEMRPFKMTPAHKTDKFAELVCSNSLRSKELHKAVGLLKEELKMLKSLIMESAINCEIEGGKALVVDRECFANYITQEIFNHPLIKIKREEVTEIPKDKIVIVATGPLTSESLAKNLSELIEIPYLHFYDAISPIVYADSINWEKVFVADRYGEGEGSYVNCPLTKEEYEKFVEELLKAEKVPLHPFEDPKYFEGCLPIEVMAERGKDTLRYGPMKPTGLIDPKTGKEPYAVVQLRPENKEKTLYNMVGFQTKLKYQEQIRIFRMIPGLEKAEFARLGSIHRNTFVNAPLVLEPTLQLKKFPNIFLAGQITGVEGYVESTAMGLIAGINAERLAKGKPLVIPPKETAIGALINYLQTANPKYFQPMNINWGLFPPLEEKIPKKLRYFKLAERALKALQNWIKENSIIE from the coding sequence GTGTTTGAAGTTGTTGTCATAGGCGCTGGACTTGCTGGTTCAGAAGCCTCTTGGCAAATTGCTCAAAGAGGAGTTAAGGTTATTCTCTACGAAATGAGACCATTTAAAATGACCCCAGCCCATAAAACTGATAAATTCGCTGAATTGGTTTGTTCAAATTCTTTACGTTCAAAAGAACTTCATAAAGCAGTAGGATTATTAAAAGAAGAATTAAAAATGCTTAAATCTCTCATAATGGAATCTGCCATAAATTGTGAAATAGAAGGTGGAAAAGCTCTCGTAGTAGATAGAGAATGTTTTGCTAATTACATTACCCAAGAAATATTTAATCATCCCTTAATTAAAATAAAGAGAGAAGAGGTTACAGAAATTCCTAAGGATAAAATAGTAATTGTAGCTACAGGTCCCCTTACATCAGAAAGTTTAGCTAAAAATCTTTCTGAGCTTATAGAAATTCCTTATTTGCATTTTTATGATGCTATCTCTCCTATTGTTTATGCTGATTCTATAAATTGGGAGAAAGTCTTTGTTGCTGATAGATATGGGGAAGGAGAGGGAAGTTATGTAAATTGTCCTTTAACTAAAGAGGAATATGAAAAATTTGTTGAAGAGTTACTCAAAGCTGAAAAAGTTCCTCTTCATCCTTTTGAGGATCCTAAATATTTCGAAGGATGTTTACCTATTGAAGTTATGGCTGAAAGAGGAAAAGATACCTTACGTTATGGTCCTATGAAACCTACCGGTCTCATAGATCCAAAAACAGGTAAAGAACCTTATGCAGTAGTTCAGCTTCGCCCAGAAAATAAAGAAAAAACACTTTATAACATGGTTGGATTTCAAACTAAATTGAAATATCAAGAACAAATAAGAATTTTTAGAATGATACCTGGATTAGAAAAAGCTGAGTTTGCAAGATTAGGCTCAATTCATAGAAATACTTTCGTGAACGCACCTTTAGTTTTAGAACCAACTCTTCAACTTAAAAAATTTCCCAATATTTTTCTTGCAGGACAAATTACAGGTGTTGAAGGTTATGTAGAATCGACAGCTATGGGACTAATTGCAGGTATTAATGCAGAAAGATTAGCAAAAGGAAAGCCTCTTGTTATTCCACCTAAAGAAACTGCTATAGGAGCCCTGATTAATTATTTACAAACTGCAAATCCTAAATATTTTCAACCTATGAATATAAATTGGGGACTTTTCCCTCCTTTGGAAGAAAAAATTCCTAAAAAATTAAGGTATTTTAAATTAGCAGAACGAGCTTTAAAAGCTTTACAGAATTGGATTAAAGAAAACTCAATTATTGAGTAA